One window of Flavobacteriales bacterium genomic DNA carries:
- a CDS encoding ABC transporter permease: protein MREFRASLVKEVLVLRRDVGALIILFVMPLLLVVCISMVQHGTFKSMTEAQVDAVLVDRDHGRVAQHLREALTGSGRFNIRVIGDMDSAKATVLAGKAQLAILLPERLSKHTHGLVSAQVHKLMVRMDLVQDTLPEPLPGSADPVVLFFDPATQPSFRAAVKMGLQQVMLRVETEELITTLEEEMDVKPDAETVEMNGFIPLEEQAVKQDIGPEPDSTQHNVPAWTVFAIFFLIVPLSIGLVKEKVQRTFIRLKASGTSASVFMLSKVVVYLGVALLQFTSILLLGVFLFPYLGLPGLAVAGHLPLLYLTALMIGLAAIGLGALIGAVSTSHEQAAPFGATLVVILSAIGGIWVPVFAMPPVMQKLSLFSPLNWGLSAFHEVLLRHGTLTDLLPWFSALLLFFAVTAAIAVHQYAKKSVQ, encoded by the coding sequence ATGCGTGAGTTCCGGGCATCATTGGTGAAGGAGGTCCTGGTGCTGCGCCGGGACGTGGGCGCGTTGATCATCCTCTTCGTCATGCCCTTGCTGCTGGTGGTCTGCATCAGCATGGTGCAGCACGGCACCTTCAAGTCCATGACCGAGGCGCAGGTGGACGCGGTGCTCGTGGACCGGGACCATGGGCGGGTAGCGCAGCACCTGCGCGAAGCATTGACCGGGTCCGGACGGTTCAACATCCGCGTGATCGGCGATATGGATTCCGCAAAAGCCACCGTGCTCGCCGGTAAGGCACAACTGGCCATCCTGCTCCCGGAACGCCTCTCGAAGCATACGCACGGCCTGGTGAGCGCGCAGGTACACAAGCTGATGGTACGGATGGACCTGGTGCAGGACACGTTGCCCGAACCCCTGCCCGGCAGCGCCGATCCCGTGGTATTGTTCTTCGATCCGGCCACGCAGCCCTCCTTCCGCGCCGCAGTGAAAATGGGCCTTCAACAAGTGATGCTGCGGGTGGAGACGGAGGAGCTGATCACCACCTTGGAGGAAGAGATGGACGTGAAGCCGGACGCGGAGACGGTGGAGATGAACGGCTTTATCCCGCTGGAGGAACAGGCTGTAAAACAGGACATCGGGCCGGAGCCGGACTCCACCCAGCACAATGTGCCGGCGTGGACGGTCTTTGCCATTTTCTTCCTCATCGTGCCGCTCTCGATCGGCTTAGTGAAGGAAAAGGTGCAGCGGACGTTCATCCGGCTCAAGGCTTCCGGAACATCCGCCTCCGTGTTCATGCTGAGCAAGGTGGTGGTGTACTTGGGCGTGGCCCTGCTCCAGTTCACGTCCATCCTGCTCTTGGGCGTTTTCCTTTTTCCTTATCTGGGCCTGCCCGGATTGGCCGTGGCCGGACACCTGCCGCTGCTCTATCTCACGGCGCTGATGATCGGTCTGGCCGCGATCGGGCTGGGGGCGCTGATCGGCGCGGTGTCCACGAGCCACGAACAGGCAGCGCCCTTTGGGGCCACGCTCGTCGTGATCCTTTCCGCCATCGGCGGCATCTGGGTGCCGGTGTTCGCCATGCCGCCCGTGATGCAGAAGCTGTCCCTGTTCTCACCGCTCAATTGGGGACTGTCCGCATTCCATGAGGTCCTGCTGCGCCACGGCACGCTCACCGACCTTTTGCCCTGGTTCTCGGCTTTGTTGCTGTTCTTTGCAGTGACGGCGGCCATCGCCGTCCACCAATATGCGAAGAAGAGCGTCCAGTGA
- a CDS encoding ABC transporter ATP-binding protein produces the protein MISTQALNKRYTGAEQAALQDLDLHVGAGEFFGLLGPNGAGKTTLISILTGLLQPTSGTYSILGTGQSSGTRALHGKVGIVPQEIALYPSLTATENLKFFAKMNGVEGDALNNDLPELLDRMGLGAHAKKKVSMLSGGMKRMVNLIAGVLHRPSLLFLDEPTVGVDVDSRTRIVALLRDLNAEGMTIFYTSHLMEEAEQLCTRVAILNRGRMVCQGSPAELIRARPQATTLEHVYLQAVREHA, from the coding sequence CTGATCTCCACCCAAGCGCTGAACAAGCGGTACACCGGGGCCGAGCAGGCCGCGCTCCAGGACCTGGACCTGCACGTGGGTGCCGGAGAGTTCTTCGGACTGCTGGGGCCCAACGGTGCCGGAAAGACCACGTTGATCTCCATCCTCACCGGTTTGTTGCAACCCACTTCCGGGACGTATTCGATCCTCGGGACCGGCCAGAGCTCCGGCACGCGCGCGCTGCACGGCAAGGTGGGCATCGTCCCGCAGGAGATCGCCCTCTATCCGAGCCTCACGGCCACGGAGAACCTGAAGTTCTTCGCCAAGATGAACGGCGTGGAGGGCGATGCGCTGAACAACGACCTGCCGGAATTGTTGGACCGCATGGGCCTTGGTGCCCACGCCAAGAAAAAAGTCAGCATGCTTTCCGGCGGGATGAAGCGCATGGTGAACCTGATCGCCGGGGTCCTCCATCGGCCCTCCCTGCTCTTTCTCGATGAGCCCACCGTGGGTGTGGACGTGGATTCGCGCACGCGCATCGTAGCGTTGCTCAGGGACCTGAACGCGGAAGGCATGACGATCTTCTACACCTCCCACCTGATGGAGGAGGCCGAACAGCTCTGCACCCGGGTGGCCATCTTGAACCGGGGGCGCATGGTGTGCCAAGGCAGCCCTGCGGAACTGATCCGGGCGCGGCCACAGGCCACCACATTGGAACACGTGTACTTACAGGCCGTCCGGGAGCATGCGTGA